In Monomorium pharaonis isolate MP-MQ-018 chromosome 3, ASM1337386v2, whole genome shotgun sequence, a genomic segment contains:
- the LOC105838951 gene encoding protein diaphanous isoform X6, with translation MSGIQRRKSWYHKAEASIKLDTWFGRPKKSGRGGGPRGYSGSNTMPRPHSGDDINEIEQQRCIIEGMDEETVNDRFEEMLANMNLTEEKKEPLRQQSESKKREMLVLHYKGSIQENRSKFDKPADYIQYLAQPDLSVNKIYNCIESLRIALTNNPLSWVQEFGTKGLKQVLATLNECYRNAFICYDSDNRYERIQYECIRCLKAIMNNTVGIKEMLAHQEALTIVARSLEPSKPSVMSEAVKLLGAVCLISSDSHKKVLDAVTMNGEFKGRERFLPIVQGLMNKKNENLRVVCLQLINSIISSADDLDFRLHLRNEVMRVGLADILEMLEKDESEDLATHLKIFNDHKEEDYEEFVQRFDNVRLELDDVNDCFEVVKNMVMDTSAEPYFLSILQHLLFIRDDALVRPAYYKLIEECISQIVLHRSGCDPDFSATKRFQIDVQPLIDTLVEKSRAEEERRLVEVSQKLEEAIASRQEAEAKLQHAENKIKELEQGTGKPGGPRAGICPPPPPMPGMGGGLPPPPPPPLPGGGGGPPPPPMPGMTCPPPPPMPGLKGPPPPPMPGMGGPPPPPLPGMGPPPPPMMGALSPPPPMVQVLPHGLKPKKKWEVDGPLKRANWKAILPHKLTEKSFWTKVQEDRLASPEILDGLAQKFASKPSGRRMDDVVDKSAPTKKIKDLKVLDSKAAQNISILLGGTLKHMPYMEVKRCLFRCEGPVISDNILQGLIQYLPPPDQLSKLQMYKDQYDDLTEAEQFCVTISTIKRLLPRLRSLSFMLRYEELIQDIKPDIVAATAACEEVKNSKKFARILELILLLGNYMNSGSKNGQAFGFEISFLTKLTSTKDIDNKQTLMHYLVDTIERKFPECLSFVEELAHVDRASRVSLENVQRTLRQMETNIRNLEQDLTNAKVPQCDEDLFIDVMKPFAKKARESYEVLQNMFKNMDALYTDISEFFSFDKQKYTIEEFFGDIKTFKDDFLQSQREIIKLKEGEEKQRRAREAREKAEAEKAARAARKRALVDMNAHETQEGVMDSLMEALQTGAAFSRPDQRRKRQTRVAGAERRAQLNRSRSRTGLVGTGLLGRELSTELLSSA, from the exons ATGTCTGGCATCCAAAGAAGAAAGAGCTGGTATCATAAAGCCGAGGCCAGCATCAAG TTGGACACATGGTTCGGCCGGCCGAAAAAATCCGGACGCGGGGGTGGGCCGCGTGGCTATTCTGGCAGCAACACCATGCCCAGGCCACATTCCGGCGACGATATCAACGAGATCGAGCAACAGCGTTGCATCATCGAGGGGATGGATGAAGAGACGGTGAACGATAGATTCGAGGAAATGCTG gCCAATATGAATCTAacggaagaaaagaaagaaccGCTGCGACAGCAATCAGAgtcgaaaaagagagagatgctGGTGTTGCACTATAAGGGCAGCATACAGGAGAATCGATCGAAATTCGACAAACCAGCGGACTACATACAGTATCTGGCGCAGCCCGATTTGAGCGTAAATAAGATCTACAACTGCATCGAGTCTCTCAGAATCGCGCTCACTAACAATCCGCTTAGCTGGGTACAGGAATTTGGCACCAAAGGTCTCAAGCAAGTTCTGGCTACTCTCAATGAGTGTTACCGAAA TGCCTTCATATGTTACGATAG TGATAACCGTTACGAGCGGATACAATACGAATGTATTCGCTGTTTAAAGGCTATCATGAATAACACCGTTGGTATAAAGGAGATGTTGGCTCATCAAGAGGCTCTCACCATCGTGGCAAGATCATTGGAACCATCGAAGCCGTCCGTAATGTCCGAAGCTGTAAAGTTACTCGGCGCTGTGTGCCTAATATCCAGCGACAGTCACAAGAAAGTTTTAGACGCGGTTACTATGAACGGCGAGTTCAAAGGTCGCGAAAGATTTCTGCCAATTGTACAGGGTTTGATGAACAAGAAGAATGAAAATTTAAGG GTAGTGTGTCTTCAACTCATAAACTCGATAATATCATCCGCGGATGACTTAGATTTTCGCTTACACCTAAGGAACGAGGTAATGCGAGTAGGTCTAGCCGACATTCTTGAAATGTTAGAAAAAGATGAGTCAGAAGATTTGGCGACGCATTTAAAGATCTTCAATGATCACAAAGAGGAAGATTATGAGGAGTTTGTACAGAGATTTGACAACGTACGCTTAGAATTAGATGACGTTAATGATTGCTTTgaagttgtaaaaaatatggtGATGGATACTTCCGCCGAACCATACTTTCTATCTATACTTCagcatcttttatttattcgagATGATGCTCTAGTTCG accggcgtattataaattaattgaggAGTGTATATCGCAAATTGTGTTGCATCGTTCAGGCTGTGATCCAGATTTCAGCGCAACAAAACGCTTCCAGATTGATGTACAACCGTTAATTGATACCCTAGTCGAAAAGTCACGGGCCGAGGAGGAACGCCGATTGGTAGAGGTGTCGCAAAAATTAGAGGAAGCTATAGCTAGTAGACAAGAAGCCGAGGCAAAGCTTCAGCACGCGGAAAACAAGATCAAAGAACTGGAGCAAGGAACGGGGAAACCTGGTGGTCCG AGGGCAGGTATATGTCCGCCTCCACCACCTATGCCCGGAATGGGCGGCGGACTaccaccaccgccaccaccgcctcttcctggtggtggtggcggtcCACCTCCACCACCGATGCCTGGAATGACATGTCCACCTCCGCCACCTATGCCAGGTTTGAAGGGACCTCCACCTCCACCTATGCCTGGAATGGGAGGACCTCCACCACCACCGCTACCAGGAATGGGACCTCCACCGCCACCGATGATGGGAGCATTATCTCCACCGCCTCCTATGGTACAAGTTTTACCTCATGGGTTGAAACCAAAAAAGAAATGGGAAGTAGATGGTCCATTGAAAAGAGCAAATTGGAAAGCG ATTTTGCCTCACAAATTGACAGAAAAGTCGTTCTGGACCAAAGTACAGGAAGACAGATTGGCTAGTCCGGAAATTTTGGATGGTCTCGCGCAGAAATTTGCTTCGAAACCGAGTGGCAGAAGAATGGATGATGTAGTTgacaa GTCCGCCCcaacgaaaaaaataaaagatcttAAAGTTTTGGATAGTAAGGCGGCTCAAAATATATCGATACTTCTTGGTGGCACGTTAAAGCACATGCCTTATATGGAAGTGAAAAGATGTTTATTTAGATGCGAAGGACCAGTTATTTCGGACAATATATTACAAGGATTGATTCAGTATTTGCCACCGCCCGACCAATTGTCGAAGTTACAGATGTACAAGGATCAGTACGATGATTTGACTGAAGCGGAACAGTTTTGTGTTACG ATATCCACGATAAAAAGGTTACTGCCCAGATTGAGATCATTAAGTTTTATGTTGCGGTACGAAGAGTTAATACAAGATATAAAACCTGACATAGTGGCGGCTACAGCGGCATGCGAAGAAGTAaagaatagtaaaaaattcgCACGGATTCTcgagttaatattattacttggaaattatatgaattctGGTTCCAAAAATGGTCAAGCGTTCGGATTTGAGATTAGTTTTCTTACAAAG ctTACTAGTACTAAAGATATCGATAACAAGCAAACTCTTATGCATTACTTGGTGGATACCATAGAGAGAAAGTTTCCGGAATGCCTCAGCTTCGTTGAGGAATTGGCACATGTAGATCGCGCCAGTCGAGTATCTTTAGAGAATGTTCAAAGAACGTTACGTCAAATGGAGACTAATATTCGTAATCTCGAACAAGATCTTACGAATGCCAAAGTTCCGCAATGCGACGAGGATCTATTTATAGACGTTATGAAA CCGTTCGCCAAGAAAGCTAGGGAATCTTACGAGGTTCTGCAGAATATGTTCAAAAATATGGATGCTCTCTACACAGACATCTCTGAATTCTTTTCCTTCGACAAGCAGAAGTACACCATAGAGGAATTCTTTGGCGATATCAAAACATTCAAAGACGATTTCTTG CAATCGCAGagggaaataataaaattgaaggaGGGCGAGGAAAAACAGAGACGAGCGAGAGAAGCGCGCGAGAAAGCGGAAGCGGAAAAGGCGGCACGAGCCGCACGTAAACGGGCATTAGTAGATATGAACGCGCACGAAACTCAGGAGGGTGTTATGGATAGTCTGATGGAAGCACTCCAAACGGGAGCAGCCTTTAGTCGTCCAGATCAACGACGAAAGCGACAAACTCGCGTAGCTGGTG